The Roseococcus microcysteis genome contains a region encoding:
- a CDS encoding complex I subunit 5 family protein, with product MTAVLPVLILATSLVPALLIFWLPERAWRARAWLNLGGAAVKILLVVFLMVEVANGVTHEARLDLAPGLYLLLRVDALTLLFVSLSAFLWLMTTIYAIAYLGEGPNLSRFFGFFSLCVAATTGLALAGTLITFFIFFELLTLTTWPLVVHKENAKSVKAGRLYLAYSLPGSAALLVAIIWLESATGPVIFAEPGDLRVLSDASLMAIFALFALGVGVKAALFPLHGWLPEAMAAPAPVSALLHAVAVVKAGAFGIVRLIYDVYGIALTAELGVGLPLALLAAFTILWGSLRALQQTEVKKRLAFSTVSQVSYIVLGAALAGPYAVIGGLVHLVHQGLMKITLFFCAGLYDERAGITRIDQLDGIGRRMPLTSICFTIGAMGMIGIPPVAGFVSKFYLGLGGLQAGEPWVVGVLAASALLNAGYFLPMLYRIWFGVASVDAPAADERSPGMLVPAVATAAASLAAGLFAGAAISPLAWASLIAAGYLP from the coding sequence ATGACCGCGGTGCTGCCCGTCCTGATCCTGGCCACCTCGCTGGTGCCCGCCCTGCTGATCTTCTGGCTGCCCGAGCGCGCCTGGCGCGCCCGTGCCTGGCTGAACCTGGGCGGGGCGGCGGTGAAGATCCTGCTCGTCGTCTTCCTCATGGTGGAGGTGGCGAATGGCGTGACCCATGAGGCGCGGCTGGACCTCGCCCCCGGCCTCTATCTGCTGCTGCGCGTGGATGCGCTGACGCTGCTCTTCGTCAGCCTCTCGGCCTTCCTTTGGCTGATGACGACCATCTACGCCATCGCCTATCTGGGCGAAGGGCCGAACCTCTCGCGCTTCTTCGGCTTCTTCAGCCTGTGTGTGGCGGCGACGACGGGCCTCGCCCTCGCGGGCACGCTCATCACCTTCTTCATCTTCTTCGAGCTGCTGACGCTGACCACCTGGCCGCTGGTCGTCCACAAGGAGAATGCGAAATCGGTGAAGGCGGGGCGGCTCTACCTTGCCTATTCCCTGCCCGGGAGTGCCGCGCTGCTGGTCGCGATCATCTGGCTGGAGAGCGCGACGGGCCCGGTCATCTTCGCCGAGCCCGGTGACCTGCGCGTGCTCTCCGATGCCAGCCTCATGGCCATTTTCGCCCTCTTCGCGTTGGGGGTGGGCGTGAAGGCCGCGCTGTTCCCCTTGCATGGCTGGCTGCCCGAGGCCATGGCCGCCCCGGCGCCCGTCAGCGCGCTGTTGCATGCGGTGGCGGTGGTGAAGGCGGGCGCCTTCGGCATCGTGCGGCTGATCTATGACGTCTACGGCATCGCGCTGACGGCGGAGCTGGGGGTGGGCCTGCCGCTCGCGCTGCTGGCCGCCTTCACCATCCTCTGGGGCTCGCTGCGCGCCCTGCAGCAGACGGAGGTGAAGAAGCGCCTCGCCTTCTCCACCGTCAGCCAGGTGTCCTACATCGTCCTGGGTGCGGCGCTGGCCGGGCCCTATGCGGTGATCGGCGGGCTGGTGCACCTGGTGCATCAGGGGCTGATGAAGATCACGCTGTTCTTCTGCGCCGGCCTCTATGACGAGCGCGCGGGGATCACGCGCATCGACCAGCTGGACGGCATCGGCCGGCGCATGCCGCTGACCTCCATCTGCTTCACCATCGGCGCCATGGGGATGATCGGCATTCCGCCCGTGGCGGGCTTCGTGTCGAAATTCTACCTGGGCCTGGGCGGGCTGCAGGCGGGCGAGCCCTGGGTGGTGGGCGTGCTGGCGGCCTCGGCGCTGCTGAACGCGGGCTATTTCCTGCCCATGCTCTACCGCATCTGGTTCGGCGTGGCGTCGGTGGACGCGCCGGCGGCCGATGAGCGCAGCCCGGGCATGCTGGTGCCCGCGGTGGCGACGGCGGCGGCCTCGCTGGCGGCCGGGCTGTTCGCGGGGGCGGCCATCAGCCCGCTGGCCTGGGCCAGCCTGATCGCGGCGGGGTATCTGCCATGA
- a CDS encoding complex I subunit 5 family protein: MNLVIGPLLPFVALAWPLLLGLAAAWPAWRMRALWVLPAAPLPALLLAIAWPEGSSTAPALLLGTELVLDAPGRLLLGMVALIWLAAGIFALGYFREPRKPAVFAGFWCLTLSGNLGVMLAADVATFYVAFAAVSLAAYWLVVHDGSAKALAAGRVYLVLALLGEALLLVGLLLGVAAADSLSIAAVAASLSEAPLALTCLILGFGLKAGMVPLHMWLPLAHPAAPTPASAALSGAIVKAGIIGLIRFLPEDTGFWATGLLLLGLIGAYGGVLAGLLQRNAKAVLAYSTISQMGLVLATLGVGTTTEAALYAAHHGFAKAALFLGVGVLAATGRRALPWVLALAALPALSIAGAPLLGGALVKAAIKPGFAGWLEWAVALSATGTALLLARALWLAAQGRAEAEEARPEPLLWAPWAGLILVALALPWLLLAGFSTLTPGYALGLASLWDATWPLLLAALLAAPFLWLRPHVPTLPEGDLIVPLGAAAGVAVHALRRIPEPAAPHLAIPGARRGRVVLAALEAALLPWRRGGLLAAVLVLALAWSLAG; this comes from the coding sequence ATGAACCTCGTCATCGGGCCGCTGCTGCCCTTCGTGGCGCTTGCCTGGCCGCTGCTGCTGGGGCTGGCCGCCGCCTGGCCGGCCTGGCGCATGCGCGCGCTCTGGGTGCTGCCGGCGGCGCCATTGCCGGCGCTGTTGCTGGCCATCGCTTGGCCGGAAGGCAGCTCCACCGCCCCCGCGCTGCTGCTGGGGACGGAATTGGTGCTGGACGCCCCGGGGCGTCTGCTGCTGGGGATGGTGGCGCTGATCTGGCTCGCCGCCGGCATCTTCGCGCTGGGCTATTTCCGCGAGCCCCGGAAGCCCGCCGTCTTCGCCGGCTTCTGGTGCCTGACGCTCTCGGGCAATCTCGGCGTGATGCTGGCGGCGGATGTCGCCACCTTCTACGTGGCCTTCGCGGCCGTCTCGCTCGCGGCCTATTGGCTGGTGGTGCATGACGGCAGCGCGAAGGCCCTGGCGGCCGGGCGGGTCTATCTCGTGCTGGCGCTGCTGGGCGAGGCGTTGCTGCTGGTGGGCCTGCTGCTGGGCGTGGCGGCGGCGGATTCGCTGTCCATCGCGGCGGTCGCGGCTTCGCTGTCCGAGGCGCCCCTGGCGCTCACCTGCCTCATCCTGGGCTTCGGGCTGAAGGCGGGCATGGTGCCGCTGCACATGTGGCTGCCGCTGGCGCACCCGGCCGCACCCACACCGGCCTCGGCCGCGCTGTCGGGGGCGATCGTGAAGGCGGGCATCATCGGGCTCATTCGCTTTCTGCCGGAGGATACGGGGTTCTGGGCCACGGGCCTCCTCCTGCTGGGGCTGATCGGCGCCTATGGCGGCGTACTAGCCGGGCTGTTGCAGCGCAACGCCAAGGCGGTGCTGGCCTATTCCACCATCAGCCAGATGGGGCTGGTGCTGGCCACGCTGGGGGTCGGGACGACCACCGAGGCCGCGCTCTACGCCGCCCATCACGGCTTCGCCAAGGCGGCGCTGTTCCTGGGCGTGGGCGTGTTGGCGGCCACGGGGCGGCGGGCGCTGCCCTGGGTTCTGGCGTTGGCGGCGTTGCCTGCGCTGTCCATCGCGGGGGCGCCGCTGCTGGGCGGCGCGCTGGTCAAGGCCGCGATCAAGCCGGGGTTCGCAGGCTGGCTGGAATGGGCGGTGGCGCTCTCGGCCACCGGCACCGCGCTGCTGCTGGCGCGCGCGCTGTGGCTCGCCGCGCAAGGCCGCGCCGAGGCGGAGGAGGCGCGGCCCGAACCCCTGCTCTGGGCGCCCTGGGCGGGGCTGATCCTGGTGGCGCTGGCGCTGCCCTGGTTGCTGCTGGCGGGCTTCTCCACCCTGACCCCGGGCTATGCGCTGGGCCTCGCCTCACTGTGGGACGCGACCTGGCCGCTGCTGCTGGCCGCTTTGCTGGCCGCGCCCTTCCTGTGGCTGCGCCCGCATGTGCCCACCCTGCCGGAGGGGGACCTGATCGTGCCGCTCGGCGCCGCCGCGGGCGTGGCCGTGCACGCGTTGCGCCGCATTCCGGAGCCCGCCGCACCGCACCTCGCCATTCCCGGCGCGAGGCGGGGGCGTGTGGTGCTGGCCGCGCTGGAGGCCGCGCTGCTGCCCTGGCGGCGGGGCGGGCTGCTGGCGGCGGTGCTGGTTCTCGCCCTGGCCTGGTCGCTGGCGGGGTAG
- a CDS encoding MotA/TolQ/ExbB proton channel family protein, which translates to MRLALADTMRPAQSGLPLLASVASAGPFIGLFGTVWGIMNAFTAIARSGESSLATVAPGIAEALFATALGLFAAIPAVLAYNRLAALAAETRARANAGIARLAARLPRAAE; encoded by the coding sequence ATGCGTCTCGCGCTCGCGGACACCATGCGCCCCGCGCAATCGGGCCTGCCACTGCTGGCCAGCGTGGCCTCGGCCGGTCCCTTCATCGGGTTGTTTGGCACGGTCTGGGGCATCATGAACGCCTTCACCGCCATCGCCCGCAGCGGCGAAAGCAGCCTCGCCACCGTCGCCCCCGGCATCGCGGAGGCGCTGTTTGCCACGGCGCTGGGCCTGTTTGCCGCCATTCCCGCCGTGCTGGCCTATAACCGCCTCGCGGCGCTGGCCGCCGAGACGCGGGCGCGCGCCAATGCCGGCATCGCGCGCCTCGCCGCGCGCCTGCCGCGGGCGGCGGAGTAG
- a CDS encoding ExbD/TolR family protein codes for MTPTGGGPEEDALAPLSEINVTPFVDVMLVLLIVFMVAAPMMVAGVPVNLPRTDAPRLAEPREPLVVTLTADGVVRVGEQAMGTGQVVSTLAPIAAEAPDRPVLLRADRSLSYGEAMTVLGALSRAGFSRVSLLAEMPR; via the coding sequence ATGACCCCCACCGGCGGCGGCCCCGAGGAGGACGCGCTCGCGCCGCTGTCCGAGATCAACGTCACGCCCTTCGTGGACGTGATGCTCGTGCTGCTGATCGTCTTCATGGTGGCGGCCCCCATGATGGTGGCGGGCGTGCCCGTGAACCTGCCGCGCACCGACGCGCCCCGCCTCGCGGAACCGCGCGAGCCCCTGGTGGTGACGCTGACGGCCGATGGCGTGGTGCGCGTGGGCGAACAGGCGATGGGCACGGGTCAGGTGGTCTCCACCCTGGCCCCGATCGCCGCCGAGGCGCCGGACCGCCCCGTGCTGCTGCGCGCCGACCGCAGCCTTTCCTACGGCGAGGCGATGACGGTGCTGGGCGCCCTGTCGCGCGCGGGGTTCAGCCGCGTCTCCCTGCTGGCCGAGATGCCCCGCTGA
- a CDS encoding energy transducer TonB → MAAHAAPATHPAAWGFALALHGAVLMALWPQPKLGGAPPGFGVVFAEMGQGGGQVGGTALTAEATPVAEDDAPLLAEMQPETAPVMDPSPPVLAEEPPVAEPPPVVAELPSPEPVPEPEAIPEPAPTLAEAPPPEPVPEPEVIAEPPPPAPPPPPVAAPRPTPPPVAATPRPAPPRQAAARPAPARPAAATAPTGPARAAAPAGDPALGAPGSPNPQGGASPTPRAAPGALLPDHYRAGLSAALRRHLRYPMLARERGLEGEVIVQFSVARDGAVRGVRILRSSGVGAFDNEAVALLARVSPLPPLPGSWPAEEAMFAAPIRFSLR, encoded by the coding sequence ATGGCCGCGCACGCCGCCCCCGCCACCCACCCCGCCGCCTGGGGCTTCGCGCTCGCGCTGCATGGCGCGGTGCTGATGGCGCTGTGGCCGCAGCCGAAGCTGGGCGGTGCGCCGCCGGGCTTTGGGGTGGTCTTCGCCGAGATGGGGCAGGGGGGTGGGCAGGTGGGTGGCACCGCCCTGACCGCCGAAGCCACGCCCGTGGCCGAGGATGACGCCCCGCTGCTGGCCGAGATGCAGCCCGAGACGGCCCCCGTGATGGACCCCTCGCCGCCGGTCCTGGCCGAGGAACCCCCCGTCGCGGAGCCGCCGCCGGTGGTGGCCGAATTGCCCTCGCCCGAGCCCGTCCCGGAGCCGGAGGCCATTCCCGAACCCGCCCCCACCCTGGCCGAGGCACCGCCGCCCGAGCCGGTCCCCGAGCCCGAGGTCATCGCGGAGCCGCCCCCGCCCGCACCACCGCCGCCGCCGGTCGCCGCCCCGCGCCCGACGCCCCCGCCCGTCGCCGCCACGCCGCGCCCCGCGCCGCCGCGCCAGGCGGCGGCCCGTCCGGCCCCCGCGCGCCCCGCCGCCGCGACCGCACCCACCGGCCCGGCCAGGGCCGCCGCGCCCGCCGGTGACCCCGCGCTCGGCGCGCCCGGCAGCCCCAACCCCCAGGGCGGCGCCAGCCCCACGCCGCGCGCCGCCCCCGGCGCCCTGCTGCCGGACCATTACCGCGCCGGCCTCTCCGCCGCGCTGCGGCGCCACCTGCGCTATCCCATGCTGGCGCGCGAGCGCGGGCTGGAGGGCGAGGTGATCGTCCAGTTCAGCGTGGCGCGCGACGGCGCGGTGCGCGGCGTCCGCATCCTGCGCAGCAGCGGCGTGGGCGCCTTCGACAACGAGGCCGTGGCGTTGCTCGCGCGCGTCTCGCCCCTGCCACCCTTGCCCGGCAGCTGGCCGGCGGAGGAAGCCATGTTCGCCGCCCCCATCCGGTTCAGCCTGCGATGA
- the hemP gene encoding hemin uptake protein HemP, whose translation MPNESPPPPAPRIDSQSLLRGQVEVEIIHGQEIYRLRHTRAGKLILTK comes from the coding sequence ATGCCCAACGAATCCCCGCCTCCGCCCGCCCCGCGCATTGACAGCCAGAGCCTGCTGCGCGGCCAGGTGGAGGTGGAAATCATCCACGGCCAGGAAATCTACCGGCTGCGCCACACCCGCGCCGGCAAGCTCATCCTGACCAAGTAA
- a CDS encoding TonB-dependent hemoglobin/transferrin/lactoferrin family receptor, translated as MAQDAPAPALVLTPLDAVTTTATRTPQVAGDVAAPISVVPREELRRRQPTQLQNILGDLPGVEADGIPRPGVQQPQIRGLGGDRVITTLDGVRQNFSSGHRGRFFFEPELLRQVDVLRGPASMLYGSGAIGGVVALRTIEAEDIIRPGRATGFFLSQGYDTNGGRWRSAAAAAFRTGQVDGLVAYARNAGNNIVDGAGQTIPYTDPTTQTFLARLGWNPMPGMRFGASFMHREEDQIIPSAANTLGTADITDRRLRAQQFALNFDWAPPDNPWIDLRAQVYRNTVDINERRLTDNRRDLTDLETWGMSVQNTSRFSVFGAERHALTLGFDGYRDTQEGRRNGAARAQYPNASQDVIGFFVQDEITLGRATLTGGLRYDRYEQSADGQRSVTNDRLSPRVSFAYRVTDWMQPYISYAEAYRAPGLSQLYNSGVHFPISFFPFPRFNNFVPNPNLRPETSRNLEAGVNFRFRDTITAGDSIRIRASAFHNNLDDFIETLVFATTTEQRNVTRARIQGLELEGQYESGPWFAGLGASIIRGENRTEGGPLALIPAHKLSMSLGRRFQEQGVTLGGRVQLVAEQGRKPVDQQTGIRPQATPAYALTDLFVTYAPPEGPLAGLRLDVGVSNLFDVRHRRLAWDSSSERSSFYDVGRNVQFRLSANF; from the coding sequence ATGGCCCAGGACGCGCCCGCGCCTGCGCTTGTGCTGACGCCGCTGGACGCGGTCACCACCACCGCCACCCGCACGCCGCAGGTGGCGGGTGACGTGGCCGCCCCCATCAGCGTCGTGCCGCGCGAGGAATTGCGCCGCCGCCAGCCCACCCAGCTGCAGAACATCCTGGGCGACCTGCCGGGTGTCGAGGCGGATGGCATTCCCCGCCCCGGCGTGCAGCAGCCGCAGATCCGCGGCCTGGGCGGTGACCGCGTGATCACCACGCTGGATGGCGTGCGGCAGAACTTCAGCTCCGGCCACCGCGGCCGCTTCTTCTTCGAGCCGGAGTTGCTGCGCCAGGTGGACGTGCTGCGCGGCCCGGCCTCCATGCTCTATGGCTCGGGCGCCATCGGCGGCGTCGTCGCGCTGCGGACGATCGAGGCGGAGGACATCATCCGCCCCGGCCGCGCCACGGGCTTCTTCCTCAGCCAGGGCTACGACACCAATGGCGGGCGCTGGCGCAGCGCCGCCGCCGCGGCCTTCCGCACCGGCCAGGTGGACGGCCTGGTCGCCTATGCGCGCAACGCCGGCAACAACATCGTGGACGGCGCGGGGCAGACCATTCCCTACACCGACCCGACGACGCAGACCTTCCTCGCGCGCCTCGGCTGGAACCCCATGCCCGGCATGCGCTTCGGCGCCAGCTTCATGCACCGCGAGGAGGACCAGATCATCCCCTCCGCCGCGAACACCCTGGGCACCGCCGACATCACGGACCGTCGCCTGCGCGCGCAGCAATTCGCGTTGAACTTCGACTGGGCGCCGCCGGACAACCCCTGGATTGACCTGCGCGCCCAGGTCTACCGCAACACGGTGGACATCAATGAGCGGCGCCTGACCGACAACCGCCGCGACCTGACGGACCTCGAGACCTGGGGCATGTCGGTGCAGAACACCTCGCGCTTCTCGGTGTTCGGTGCGGAACGCCACGCGCTGACGCTGGGCTTCGACGGCTATCGCGACACGCAGGAAGGCCGCCGCAACGGCGCCGCCCGCGCGCAATACCCGAATGCCAGCCAGGACGTGATCGGCTTCTTCGTCCAGGACGAGATCACGCTCGGCCGCGCCACGCTGACCGGCGGGCTGCGCTATGACCGCTACGAGCAAAGCGCCGACGGCCAGCGCAGCGTGACCAATGACCGTCTCTCGCCGCGCGTCTCCTTCGCCTACCGCGTGACGGACTGGATGCAGCCCTACATCTCCTATGCCGAGGCCTATCGCGCCCCGGGGCTGAGCCAGCTCTACAATTCGGGCGTCCACTTCCCCATCAGCTTCTTCCCCTTCCCGCGCTTCAACAACTTCGTGCCGAACCCGAACCTGCGGCCCGAGACCTCGCGCAACCTCGAAGCCGGCGTGAACTTCCGCTTCCGCGACACCATCACCGCGGGCGACAGCATCCGCATCCGCGCCTCGGCCTTCCACAACAACCTCGACGACTTCATCGAGACGCTGGTCTTCGCCACCACCACCGAGCAGCGCAACGTGACCCGCGCGCGCATCCAGGGGCTGGAACTGGAAGGCCAGTATGAGAGCGGGCCCTGGTTCGCGGGCCTGGGCGCCTCCATCATCCGGGGCGAGAACCGCACGGAAGGGGGGCCGCTCGCCCTCATCCCGGCGCACAAGCTCTCCATGTCGCTGGGCCGCCGCTTCCAGGAGCAGGGCGTGACGCTGGGCGGCCGCGTGCAGTTGGTGGCCGAGCAGGGCCGCAAGCCCGTGGACCAGCAGACCGGCATCCGCCCGCAGGCCACGCCCGCCTATGCGCTGACCGACCTCTTCGTGACCTACGCCCCGCCCGAGGGCCCGCTCGCGGGGCTGCGCCTGGATGTGGGCGTGTCGAACCTCTTCGACGTGCGCCACCGCCGCCTCGCCTGGGACAGCAGCAGCGAGCGTTCTTCCTTCTACGACGTCGGCCGGAACGTGCAGTTCCGCCTCTCCGCCAACTTCTGA
- a CDS encoding hemin-degrading factor, with protein sequence MSAILEHDHDLATRWARLREEEPRLRVRDAAQRLAVSEAELVASLPGATRLRPDWLALLEALHEAGEVMALTRNDHCVHERHGRYEQVSVSGPMGLVLGEDIDLRLFLRNWVHALHVPGGNPGSPRGSVQVFDAAGEAVHKVFATEATPEGALDRLADTLRDEAPAAIRTVPRAPRPTPRPDTEIDTTGLREAWAGLRDTHDFFPMLRRFDVARQQALRLAGPHWARRLPSSAIERTLTAAGASALPIMIFVGNHGCIQIHTGEVKRLVPMGEWFNVLDPSFNLHLRTTGLAEAWLVRKPTEDGVVTSIEGFDADGEVVLMVFGKRKPGQPEDLGWRELAEGIAA encoded by the coding sequence ATGTCCGCGATACTCGAACACGACCACGACCTCGCCACGCGCTGGGCCCGCCTGCGCGAGGAGGAACCCCGGCTGCGCGTGCGCGACGCCGCGCAACGCCTCGCGGTGAGCGAGGCCGAGCTGGTGGCGAGCCTGCCCGGCGCCACCCGCCTGCGCCCCGACTGGCTGGCCCTGCTGGAGGCGCTGCACGAAGCGGGCGAGGTGATGGCGCTGACGCGCAACGACCATTGCGTGCATGAGCGCCATGGCCGCTACGAGCAGGTCTCGGTGAGCGGCCCCATGGGGCTGGTGCTCGGCGAGGACATTGATCTGCGCCTCTTCCTCCGCAACTGGGTGCATGCGCTGCATGTGCCCGGCGGCAACCCGGGCAGCCCGCGCGGCAGCGTGCAGGTCTTCGACGCGGCGGGCGAGGCGGTGCACAAGGTCTTCGCCACCGAAGCCACGCCCGAAGGCGCGCTGGACCGCCTGGCCGACACGCTGCGCGACGAGGCGCCGGCGGCCATCCGCACCGTGCCCCGCGCCCCGCGCCCCACGCCCCGCCCCGATACGGAGATCGACACCACCGGGCTGCGCGAGGCCTGGGCCGGGCTGCGCGACACGCACGACTTCTTCCCCATGCTGCGCCGCTTCGACGTGGCGCGGCAGCAGGCGCTGCGCCTGGCCGGCCCCCACTGGGCGCGGCGCCTGCCATCCTCGGCCATCGAGCGCACGCTGACCGCCGCGGGCGCCAGCGCGCTGCCCATCATGATCTTCGTGGGCAACCATGGCTGCATCCAGATCCACACCGGCGAGGTGAAGCGGCTGGTGCCGATGGGCGAGTGGTTCAACGTGCTCGACCCCAGCTTCAACCTGCACCTGCGCACCACAGGCCTCGCCGAGGCCTGGCTGGTTCGCAAGCCGACCGAGGATGGCGTCGTCACCTCCATCGAGGGCTTCGACGCCGATGGCGAGGTGGTGCTGATGGTGTTCGGCAAGCGCAAGCCCGGCCAGCCCGAGGATCTGGGCTGGCGCGAGCTGGCCGAAGGCATCGCCGCGTGA